The sequence TCAaccatactgactttaaaacgtTTCCGTTAGCTGGGTCAAGCGTCGGCGGTGTCAGATACCCCGTCAATTAAGAGGTTTGAACTACAGTCACAGcggggagaagagctgcttttcaagtagcagaggcagtttttgcaacttcctcttttcagaccgatgtaatgatgtgggacttggcatggaagtttttatttcttctctcagtttggggTGTGAAGTGTCCTATTTAATCCCTTCATTAATTACCAATAAAAATTACCTTGTAAACTCCACTCCCCTAACTTTATATCCTCTCCAAAGCTCCCACGCTGCAAACGCACGAGCTCAccacacacccagccaagagccacccgacttggggcagttggtttaattcagcttcagagaacttcctgggtgcttgcgtggctcacaagcagaactgctgctgctactgctgctgccgttgtggctgctgctgtggccactgccgctgcccctggggctcccactgccgctGATAGTCTTTCTGACACTGGGTctttgtgtgctgctgccactgccagtggggctgctgttGAGTCCAGCATTGGatcttccactgccactgctgctacgAGCGGGTTTCCCGCTGTGTCCAACATTGCAGCTCCCACTGTCACTGCCGCTGTGTTTGCCGCTGGCActtgggctgccgctgtgcccgccactggggctcccagtgacgctgccaccgccagtggatctgctgctgcgtctgccactggggcttccacGGCTGCTGCCGCTGGGTCCAGCactgccactgccgctgccacttggtctgacagtggggcttccagtgccactggggctgccactggggctgccaCTGTGTTTGACAGTGGGGTTTCCAGTGCCCCTGccattgacactggggctgccgctgtgtcttacagtggggcttccagtgccactgccattgacactggggctgccactgtgtcttacagtggggcttccagtgccactgccattgacactggggctgccgctgtgtcttacagtggggcttccagtgccactgccattgacactggggctgccgctctgtctgccactggggctcccactgccactgccacgctgcctgctactgacactggggctgccgttctcttttgcagtggggcttccactgccgctgcctctGGGTCCCTTCGGGGTGCTGCACCCAATGGGAGGGGTCCTGAGCCTTGCACTGGGGGGCTTTCCACGGGGGGGCATTgcatggggggggaggggaggaaggtcCCTTCTGGGTGTTGCACCCACGGGGAGGGATCCTGGACAttgcactgggggggggggtggcttTCCATGGCGGGGGTGTTGCACCTGGGGGACGATTTGCACAGTGTGCGGGGGTCCCTCCTGGGTTGGGCTGCAGCGGGTGCTGGAGTGCATGAGCCTGGGAAgggggtggggtttttttcgggggggggggaagcaggggcTCCGGTGTGGCGCCAGGGCCGCAAGAGGACGAACGCGCGGCGCCTCCCAGGCTCGGCTTGGCGCGGCTCAGCCTGGCCCGGCCCGTCCTGGCCGCTGCCTCTCTTGCAGCCGCTGCCGGGGAGCCGGAGGTGCGGGGCGAGGGCCCGCGGTGGGGCTCGCTCTGCGACCGCCGCTGCGCCGCCATTAACGACCAGCATGGCGACCTGCCCTCGGCCTCCCACCCCCACGGCGTCCTCGCCCCCCGCATCCTCGCCCTCCGCATCCTGCCCGGtagggagcccggcggcggcagcagcgagGGGGGTCCGCGCAGGGGGTCCCTGTGCCACCACCCACACCCGCTCGCCTCTCGCCCGCAGTCGTCACCCACCAGCAGCACTTGAACGAGGTGCCGGCGTGCGAGAGCTGCGGGGCAAAGACCACGCTGACGGCCGAGAGCGCGGTGGAGGCCAACAAGCTCTCCAACGACGTCAAGGTGGGTCCGTCCCCCCGCGGCCCATGCCCATCCTGCtgtgcgggaggggagggggtcTTTTCTTTGGCCGCaaccttctcctctctgcagttcGGCTTCAAGAAGTGGAAGAGCCACGCGACCGCCCGGCCCTGGGAGGACCGCTCGGAGATCAGGAAGGAGCTCTACTCCAACCTGAACGTCATCCGCGGCTTTGGAGGTGGGCGGCCGCCGAGGCTCTAGGGTCCGCGGCAAAACCCTGTTGGGAGGAGGGAGCCTGGTTaacaccctccctcccccgccgTGCACGTGGCGAAGCGGCTGGCGGAGCAGCGGAGGGGCCGGTCGCTGTCTGCAGGCTCCACGGTGACGTTGGGCAGCGTCCTCTACGCGCTGCTCTTCGGCTGGTGGCTGGCGCTCCTCTACGTCCTGGTGGCCGCCGAGATGTTCCTCACCGTCGTAGGGGCTCCTTACGGTGAGTCTTCCCCAGGTGCCTGTCCCCGGTGCGACCGGGCCGGGCTGTCGTGGTGGGAGACGGGACGTGCGCGTTGGGGTCCTGCCCCGCGTCCCAATGCCGCTGTCCCCGCAGGGCGGCTCTGCAGGGACCTGGGCGTCTACTTCCTCTGGCCCTTCAGCAAAGTGATCCAGCGGGTGGAGGTAACGGCCGGGTGCCGTCCGTACGTCCGTCTACTACTACAAGTACGCCGTGGATGGCATCAACGTCTTCGCTGTCAGTGTCCTTTTCCCCCCTGCTTCCTTTTTGTGTATAGGGGGGGACACGTCAACTGGGCACCTCCTTGAGGAACCACCCCTCAAAAACCACTGCCCCCCCCACTTCGGACATGTCCTTGATGGCCGCcgcagacctgctgctgctggtggtggtgatgctGGTGCTCGGCTACGTGGACGGGCGCAGCCGGCTGACGAGCTCGCCCGTGAAGTTCgccctggcactgctctccatcATGCCCCTCTCCGACTACATCAGCATGGCCATCGCCAGGTGAGCAGCTGCCTggtgccggggccgccccgcggcgctgctTCCCGCCCCGTTGACCCTCTGCGCTTCCCGTCCCCGCAGCATCTCGGCGCAGAGCAACGTCGCGGTGGGGGCGGTGGTGAACACCACGTTCGGCTCCATCACAGAGCTCACCTTCTACATCACGGCGCTCATCAAGGGCGCCCGCAAGGGCAGCAAGTGCTACGAGGAGATCGTCAAGGCGGAGCTGACGGGCACCCTGGTGGGCTGCGTCCTCCTGGTCCCGGTGAgcccggcggggaggaggcgctTGTGTCACGAAAGCCCCCGTCCTCCAgcgtgggaggaggagaggaccTCCTCGCCGGGGTCACACTGACAGCCACGTTCTCTCCGAGGGCTTGTGCACGGTCATAGGAGGCATCCGGCACCAGGAGCAGAGGTTCAACAGCTGCTCGGCGGGTGTCAGCTCGgccctgctcttcctctccgTGGGAGGTGAGTGCCCCGGTGGCGGTGCCAGCGGGGGGAGGATGTCCCGCGCCGCGGCCTGGCGCCCACTTCCACCTCTCCCGCCGGCAGGCGTCTTCGCCCTGATGCTCTTCTCCAAGGTGTACGGGAGGCTGGTGTGTGGCGAGTGCCACAACGTCACCCAGAACGTGCTGGGCCACTACCTCTGCCAGAGCTGCCACTTCGACCTGGTAAGACCCCAAACCGCGGCACCCACGGGCGCCCGTAGCCCGCCCGGCTCCTCACCGGCGGCCCGCAAAGGGCGctgcagggtgcccagggcaCGGCCATGGCGCTCGCTCCGCTGATGGGCTCTCCGTTGCAGGTGCAGAACAACAGCATGCTCTACTACAGCCACATCCAGTGAGTGTCCTGGGGTGGACCCGGTCCCCGTGTCGGGGTGGCACTTCGTGGGTTGGCTCACAGGTCCTCGGGGAGCTGCCTGGTCGTGGGCAGGGCGTCCTCCCTCCTGGGGATTGCACCGCTGTGCCTGTCTGGTCCCAGGGCTGGACCACGCTGCGtccatctccctctgtcctgggACAGCCGCCGGTGTTCTCAGCCCTGTGGGGTGCAGGGGAACGCCGGGGCCTCCAAAGGGCTCTCGCGTGGGGCTGAGCGCCGTGTCCCGCAGGCCCCCGGTGTACACAgtgtccctgctgctccctgccgcCTACCTCATCGGCCTCTTCTTCACCCTGAAAACTCACTTGCACATCTATGACATCCACATCAGCAACTGTCACAGTGAGTgccgccccggctccgctcGGCGAGTCCCCTGCTCCCCTTCCCACGCTGGGAGGCTCACATGGGGTTTCTGACTCAtccctgctcctttcccccAGGGCCCAGCCACCACCACAGCGCCGTGGACCACTGGTCTCGGTGGAGGGCACTGGTCATCCTCCTGCTGTCCATactgaacatccctttcctgcttgaaacaagcatctgaattatcacagagctgagcagaaattCTTCACTcgctcttcactttctatcacagaaaggcccagcacttccagtgccaccagcaggagggccccagaggctctgctggtgtgttcacggagagcaaggtgcaacagcgtgtgcattccaaaactacattcaccactgctgcctttgaaggcaggactgggcgatgtcgggcagggctcagtgaacccatgggaagggctcttgcaagccagcgcccatagcacaaggcttttgcaggaagcacgctggaaaagaagggcccccagcagtgacacttactgctctggcattctcgtccacttcattcccaggccactcagtaggtgctccaccttctgaagatggcttcctcccgcctggcactgccttctgggcagagcactctggggtgcctaggaatggactgcaaatacacaccgcggggaggtggcatgagcacaggggcagtagggtccccatttcagcctgacaagttgggcacctgcttctgccacagaaggcagttctgtagcagaagcacgtgggtcccactgactggggtcacatccacaGATATGGGcatcaccccctaacaaaacacccagggctgcacgtTATGCCCAAAGTAGAGCTCTGGACAGAACCAGAGCacaaatttctctccatgcaggaaggcgagcagcagggtcatctggcaggacaggctccaaggcacagcattacgcgctgtgctgccagctacaTTAGCCACTGCACCGTGGCCCCAGGGACTCtgttccgggatgggcaatggtttgctgcctgtcttccttAGTCCGGTGGCCTTACGAGGTCATCCTACAAGGGACAGCCTAAGCTGGAATACAGCCACACCACTGTTGTGTTAAGGCAggatcaaagcagagaggaaaggtgtcAGGCTCTCACTCTGTTGCCAGGGCACATGTCTggcttctttctccctctgtcatagtttcttaattctgtcttcaacacttgaactgtaccatattcagtgttgcagaggtgggaggggacCAGGTCTTGGGGAAGACTTTGCAAGGTACCTATTTACCACTAGCTCACCATGACATGGTACCCACCTACCTGCAcccaaacctcttctgctcGCTGGAGCTTTAACgggcagcaagtgctgtgagcctggagagtggccctctcctacagcagcagctgctggtgcaTCCATCAACTGCTCATAGCTCACCTCTTCAGTAGAGCCACCCTGCTGCCTTCAAGTGTTTTGCTGGCAGAGCTCTAGCCATGCGTCATAGCCTGTGTTACACATCAGGGCTGCGAACATTACAGAGCAACAGTCAGTGACTTGCTTTGCTGATAAAAGGTGATACAAATCTTTCCTAGTGATGGGAGGCacctttctgtcttcaaaagcaTCCCCCAAAATAAGCTGCAGCCATCTTCAgg comes from Rhea pennata isolate bPtePen1 unplaced genomic scaffold, bPtePen1.pri scaffold_33, whole genome shotgun sequence and encodes:
- the LOC134154685 gene encoding LOW QUALITY PROTEIN: uncharacterized protein LOC134154685 (The sequence of the model RefSeq protein was modified relative to this genomic sequence to represent the inferred CDS: inserted 1 base in 1 codon); this encodes MFKFLSWMQMSCWLLSHAEASISNLKQAALVKAPVMPTLYAIVQYLDIAANQEYLVERIKAAAGEPEVRGEGPRWGSLCDRRCAAINDQHGDLGSLCHHPHPLASRPQSSPXQQHLNEVPACESCGAKTTLTAESAVEANKLSNDVKFGFKKWKSHATARPWEDRSEIRKELYSNLNVIRGFGGSTVTLGSVLYALLFGWWLALLYVLVAAEMFLTVVGAPYGRLCRDLGVYFLWPFSKVIQRVEYYYKYAVDGINVFAVNLLLLVVVMLVLGYVDGRSRLTSSPVKFALALLSIMPLSDYISMAIASISAQSNVAVGAVVNTTFGSITELTFYITALIKGARKGSKCYEEIVKAELTGTLVGCVLLVPGLCTVIGGIRHQEQRFNSCSAGVSSALLFLSVGGVFALMLFSKVYGRLVCGECHNVTQNVLGHYLCQSCHFDLVQNNSMLYYSHIQPPVYTVSLLLPAAYLIGLFFTLKTHLHIYDIHISNCHRPSHHHSAVDHWSRWRALVILLLVAEVGGDQVLGKTLQGTYLPLAHHDMVPTYLHPNLFCSLEL